One genomic window of Augochlora pura isolate Apur16 chromosome 5, APUR_v2.2.1, whole genome shotgun sequence includes the following:
- the LOC144470253 gene encoding uncharacterized protein LOC144470253, with amino-acid sequence MSQDSAESLEDEATETGGRVLFCSGGDTKYDEEDKEEDEEESEEEVEEEAEEEVGEEEASSPRSTASRPALGTLAAPLVFDWPSSTTMVMVNGPWRGSPVRASTGNGSTPRESRKGRL; translated from the exons ATGTCCCAAG ACTCCGCGGAATCCTTGGAGGACGAAGCGACGGAAACAGGTGGACGTGTTCTGTTCTGTTCTGGTGGAGACACAAAATACGACGAGGAGGACAAAGAGGAAGATGAGGAGGAGAGCGAAGAGGAAGTCGAGGAGGAAGCCGAAGAGGAGGTCGGTGAGGAAGAG GCTTCGTCCCCTCGCTCGACCGCGTCTCGTCCAGCTCTCGGGACCCTGGCAGCCCCCCTCGTGTTTGACTggccgtcgtcgacgacgatggTAATGGTAAATGGCCCATGGAGAGGCTCTCCGGTCCGCGCCTCCACTGGAAACGGGAGCACGCCACGTGAAAGTAGGAAGGGGAGGCTATAG